The genome window TCGAATTCGAGAGGTTTAAAAATGAAGCTGGCAGCAATTATTTTGTTCTTTCACCCCAAAGATGGGTTGAATCAACAAATGCGATTGGAATTATTTCTAAATCCGGCAGGTATGGCGGTACATTTGCTCACAAAGATATTGCTTTTGAATTTGCTTCATGGATTTCTTCCGAGTTTAAGCTATATCTTATTGTAGAATTTCAGCGTCTTAAAGAAGACGAAAATGACAGGTTGAAATTAGAATGGAACCTCCAACGAACCTTGGCTAAAGTAAATTATCACATACATACTGATGCAATTAAAGAAAATTTAATTCCTCCCCAAATTTCAAAAACTGAGCAAAATACCATTTATGCGAACGAAGCTGATTTGTTGAACAAGGCTTTGTTTGGTTTGACTGCTTTGGAATGGAGAATTTCAAATCCTGAACTAAAAGGGAATGTCAGAGATTATGCGGAAATTGAACAATTGGTGGTGCTGTCAAATTTAGAAAGCATTAATGCATTACTCATAAAACAAGGCGAATTACAAGGTGAACGGTTAGTAAAACTCAACCTGATTGCAATAAGTCAAATGAAATCATTAATCGCACATAATTCTATAAAGAAATTAAAATAAAATTTCAACTCTGTTTAATGACAAACCATTCAATATTAAAAATTAATAATCTTAATGTGGAATTTTTCCCCGATGGTGAAATTATAAAAGCCGTTGACAATATAAGTTTTGAATTAAATAAGGGCGAAGTACTCGGTATTGTTGGAGAATCGGGCTCCGGAAAATCGGTTACAGCACTTTCGGTTTTGCGTTTGATTTCTTCTCCTCCCGGAAAAATTAGCAGTGGTGAAATTATTTTCCAAAAATTAAGCGGTGAAAAAACTGATTTGCTGAAGCTCCCCGAAAGAGAAATGCAAAAAATACGCGGTAATGAAATTTCAATGATTTTTCAGGAGCCGATGACATCGCTTAACCCCGTGATGAAATGCGGTAAACAAATCGTTGAAGCAATATTGCAGCATCAGAAAATTTCAAAGAAAGAAGCAAAACAAAAAACCATTTCTCTTTTCGAAAAGGTACTTTTACCAAATCCTGAGAATATTTTTAATTCATATCCATTTGAAATTTCGGGCGGTCAAAAACAAAGAGTGATGATTGCAATGGCGTTATCATGTAATCCTTCTGTTTTAATTGCTGATGAACCCACCACTGCAATTGATGTTACCGTACAGAAAACTATTCTCGAATTATTAAAGAAGTTACAGAAAGATTTAAATCTCTCGATTATTTTTATCACTCACGATTTGGCTGTTGTATCTGAAATAGCTCAGAAAATATTGGTAATGTTTAAAGGAAAAATTGTTGAACAAGGTAACACAAACCAAGTTTTTAAATCACCACAACATCCATACACAAAAAGTTTGCTTGCTTGTCGTCCGCCTTTGAATAAGCAACTTTCAAAACTTCCTGTTATTTCCGATTTTCTTGAAATAAATAATAATGGTGAAATAAAAAGCAAAAATTCAACAATTGAAAATATTCTAAATACGTATTCTTTAAATATTGAAGAACGAAAATCATTACAAAATAAGCTCTATTCAGAAGAACCCATATTGCAAATAAAAAACCTTAAAACGTATTTTCCTTTAAACGAAGGAATAATTTTTAAAAGTAAAAATTTTACAAAAGCAGTTGACGATATTTCATTTGATGTTTATAAAGGCGAAACTCTCGGATTAGTGGGCGAATCTGGCTGCGGAAAGACCACTCTCGGCAGAACGATTTTACGGCTTATTGAAGCAACATCGGGGCAAATTATTTATAAAGGAAAGGACTTAACAATGCTTTCAAACAAAGAAATGAAAGCATTAAGAAAAAATATTCAGATAATTTTTCAGGACCCGTATTCATCGCTTAATCCGCGAATAACAATAGGTTCGGCAATAGAAGAACCAATGAAAGTTTTTAGAATTTTAAATAATTATAAAGAAAGAAAAAATAAAACAATTGAAATACTTGAAAAGGTTGGTTTAAATGAATCGCATTTTAATCGTTATCCTCATGAATTTTCCGGTGGACAAAGACAAAGGATTTGCATTGCACGAGCACTGGCATTGAACCCCGAATTTATAGTTTGCGATGAATCGGTTTCTGCACTTGATGTTT of Bacteroidales bacterium contains these proteins:
- a CDS encoding ABC transporter ATP-binding protein, whose translation is MTNHSILKINNLNVEFFPDGEIIKAVDNISFELNKGEVLGIVGESGSGKSVTALSVLRLISSPPGKISSGEIIFQKLSGEKTDLLKLPEREMQKIRGNEISMIFQEPMTSLNPVMKCGKQIVEAILQHQKISKKEAKQKTISLFEKVLLPNPENIFNSYPFEISGGQKQRVMIAMALSCNPSVLIADEPTTAIDVTVQKTILELLKKLQKDLNLSIIFITHDLAVVSEIAQKILVMFKGKIVEQGNTNQVFKSPQHPYTKSLLACRPPLNKQLSKLPVISDFLEINNNGEIKSKNSTIENILNTYSLNIEERKSLQNKLYSEEPILQIKNLKTYFPLNEGIIFKSKNFTKAVDDISFDVYKGETLGLVGESGCGKTTLGRTILRLIEATSGQIIYKGKDLTMLSNKEMKALRKNIQIIFQDPYSSLNPRITIGSAIEEPMKVFRILNNYKERKNKTIEILEKVGLNESHFNRYPHEFSGGQRQRICIARALALNPEFIVCDESVSALDVSVQAQVLNLFNDLKNDFGFTYIFISHDLSVVKFMSDRLIVMNNGKIEEMNFANEVYKNPQSDYTKKLINSIPKIEIEN
- a CDS encoding KilA-N domain-containing protein, which produces MIKNQKIEVQGKEITLINIQHKDYISLTDIAKYRNQDEPFSVINNWMRNRSTIEFLGLWERLCNSNFKPLEFERFKNEAGSNYFVLSPQRWVESTNAIGIISKSGRYGGTFAHKDIAFEFASWISSEFKLYLIVEFQRLKEDENDRLKLEWNLQRTLAKVNYHIHTDAIKENLIPPQISKTEQNTIYANEADLLNKALFGLTALEWRISNPELKGNVRDYAEIEQLVVLSNLESINALLIKQGELQGERLVKLNLIAISQMKSLIAHNSIKKLK